A single genomic interval of Acetobacteraceae bacterium harbors:
- the tsf gene encoding translation elongation factor Ts translates to MAEITAALVRELREKTGAGMMDCKKALTEANGDMEGAIDWLRTKGLSQAAKKSGRTTAEGLVAVALGDKKAAIVEVNAETDFVARNEAFQDFVVAVAHVALEVGDDLETIRQYKLKSGRSVADELTHLIAMIGENIALRRARVLGVPKGVVASYVHGALKPGLGKIGVLAALEAESESEAILTLGRQIGMHVAATRPNAVDVASMDPEMVEREKAVLVEQAKQSGRPEAVIEKMIEGRIRKFYEEVVLLEQVWVHDGATRVAKIVETAGAKLLAFERFQLGEGIEKESSDFAAEVAAAAGK, encoded by the coding sequence ATGGCTGAAATCACGGCAGCTCTGGTGCGCGAACTCCGCGAGAAAACCGGCGCGGGGATGATGGATTGCAAAAAAGCGCTGACCGAAGCCAATGGCGACATGGAAGGCGCGATCGACTGGCTCCGCACGAAAGGCCTGTCCCAGGCCGCGAAAAAATCGGGCCGCACCACGGCGGAGGGCCTCGTTGCCGTCGCGTTAGGTGATAAAAAAGCAGCGATTGTCGAAGTCAACGCGGAAACCGATTTCGTGGCGCGCAATGAGGCGTTTCAGGATTTCGTCGTTGCCGTTGCGCATGTCGCGCTTGAAGTCGGTGACGATCTTGAGACGATCAGACAATATAAGCTGAAATCCGGCCGCAGCGTGGCGGATGAGCTGACTCATCTAATCGCAATGATCGGTGAGAACATAGCGCTGCGTCGCGCCCGCGTGCTGGGCGTCCCGAAGGGGGTCGTGGCCAGCTACGTCCATGGTGCGTTGAAACCCGGCCTCGGCAAAATCGGCGTACTGGCGGCGCTTGAGGCTGAGTCTGAGAGTGAGGCGATCCTGACGTTGGGCCGCCAGATCGGCATGCATGTCGCGGCGACGCGTCCCAACGCCGTCGATGTCGCCTCCATGGACCCGGAGATGGTCGAGCGAGAAAAAGCCGTGCTTGTTGAGCAGGCGAAGCAATCCGGCCGCCCTGAAGCGGTGATCGAGAAAATGATCGAAGGCCGCATCCGGAAGTTCTATGAAGAAGTTGTTCTTCTTGAGCAGGTCTGGGTTCATGATGGTGCTACACGCGTCGCGAAGATCGTTGAAACGGCGGGCGCTAAGCTTCTTGCGTTTGAGCGCTTCCAACTCGGTGAAGGTATTGAGAAGGAATCGAGCGACTTTGCGGCAGAAGTCGCGGCAGCAGCGGGCAAATAA
- the recO gene encoding DNA repair protein RecO, with the protein MQLDCSAITLSCRRYGEGAAIVHLYTAELGRIAAYVHGGASRHQAAIWQAGALISCHYTSRLPSQLPQVSGETMLETAAFLMDRPAILAMVNVLAALIDQTLPEGEPQPNFFAETVSTLIALTRGQGDAASMAYLRWECALLQAAGFGLDLSSCAVTGATGNLAYVSPKSGRAVSADAAGKWRDRLLPLPGFMLMTSGPPSDAHVTAREIRDGARLTAYFLAQHVFGARHLPIPSPRQLLQDRLEKAVPDSSETPENTSQD; encoded by the coding sequence ATGCAGCTTGATTGCTCTGCCATCACCCTCTCATGTCGGCGCTATGGTGAAGGCGCCGCCATCGTTCATCTTTACACGGCTGAGCTTGGCCGTATCGCCGCCTATGTCCATGGCGGCGCGTCAAGGCATCAGGCCGCGATCTGGCAGGCCGGCGCCCTTATCTCATGCCATTATACATCCCGTTTACCCTCGCAACTTCCGCAGGTCAGCGGTGAGACGATGCTGGAAACAGCTGCCTTCCTCATGGATCGCCCCGCCATCCTTGCGATGGTCAATGTGCTGGCCGCGTTGATTGACCAGACGCTGCCGGAGGGGGAGCCCCAGCCCAATTTCTTTGCAGAAACCGTCTCAACCCTTATCGCCCTGACGCGCGGCCAGGGGGACGCGGCGTCGATGGCTTATTTACGGTGGGAATGTGCGTTGCTGCAGGCAGCCGGGTTCGGGCTAGATTTATCATCCTGCGCCGTGACGGGCGCGACAGGAAATCTCGCTTATGTCTCGCCGAAATCCGGGCGCGCTGTCTCTGCGGATGCTGCCGGAAAATGGCGTGACCGCCTCCTGCCCTTGCCCGGTTTTATGCTGATGACGTCCGGCCCGCCGTCAGACGCGCACGTCACTGCCCGGGAGATAAGGGATGGCGCGCGTCTGACGGCTTATTTCCTCGCGCAACATGTGTTCGGCGCACGGCATCTCCCGATCCCTTCGCCGCGCCAGCTTTTACAGGATCGGCTTGAAAAAGCGGTGCCTGACTCATCCGAAACGCCAGAGAACACATCGCAAGATTGA
- the parC gene encoding DNA topoisomerase IV subunit A translates to MESDAAGRIEDARLSEALSERYLAYAMSTIMARSLPDVRDGLKPVHRRLLYAMHQLKLDPTSGFKKCARVVGDVIGKFHPHGDASVYEALVRLAQDFAVRYPLVEGQGNFGSIDGDNAAAMRYTESRLTVFASALLDGIGEDTVDFRPTYDNEESEPVVMPGAFPNLLANGAAGIAVGMATSIPPHNAAELCQAAAHLIKTPHATTRDLMAFVPGPDFPTGGRLVEDPETILQAYETGRGSLRTRAKWSQEHGRFGSWTIIVTEIPYQVQKSRLIEQIAELLEQRKLPLLEDIRDESTTDIRLVLEPKSKTANPDVLMETLFRQSALESRFSLNMNVLDADRVPRVMGLKEILRQWLDHRHEVLKRRSQYRLNAVEKRLEILEGFLAVYLNLDEVIRIIREEDDPKQRLKDVFGLTELQTEYVLNMRLRSLRKLEEMEIRKERDGLTTEQTSLKALLDSEKKRWTRISKELEETTRVFAKGPYGPRRTMIDAPPASIDLSSAEEVEKEPLTIILSREGWIRAVRGHGIEVESHKFKEGDGFRQQVACQSTQRICILTSDGRAFTIKAAELPRGRGYGQPIRLLADIPQDADVVSLFVIEGDGRQLVATRSGRGLVITHQDLVAEKRTGKQVVNLRDGDAVFACIRAAGTHVLTLGENRHALIFPLEQVPVLSRGQGVTLQKFAHGGLADIRVMDLAEGLIWTEGQKRRVVADLDGLVGRRALQGRPAPVWMKPI, encoded by the coding sequence ATGGAAAGTGATGCTGCGGGGCGGATCGAGGATGCCCGACTTTCCGAGGCGCTGAGTGAACGTTACCTCGCTTACGCCATGTCCACCATCATGGCGCGCTCTCTGCCTGATGTGAGGGACGGCCTCAAACCGGTCCATCGTCGGCTGCTTTACGCCATGCATCAACTTAAGCTTGACCCGACCTCCGGCTTTAAAAAATGCGCGCGTGTGGTTGGAGATGTGATCGGTAAATTCCACCCTCATGGGGATGCCTCGGTTTATGAAGCTCTCGTCCGCCTAGCGCAGGATTTCGCCGTGCGCTACCCGCTCGTTGAAGGGCAGGGCAATTTCGGGTCGATTGACGGCGATAACGCCGCGGCCATGCGTTACACGGAATCACGCCTGACCGTTTTTGCCTCGGCGCTTCTCGATGGGATCGGTGAGGATACGGTCGATTTCCGACCGACTTACGATAATGAAGAGAGTGAGCCGGTGGTTATGCCGGGTGCCTTTCCCAACCTCCTCGCCAATGGAGCTGCCGGGATCGCTGTCGGGATGGCCACCAGCATTCCACCGCATAATGCCGCCGAATTATGTCAGGCGGCGGCGCATCTCATCAAAACGCCCCATGCCACAACGCGTGACCTCATGGCCTTCGTCCCCGGCCCCGATTTTCCCACGGGTGGGCGCCTCGTTGAAGATCCGGAAACCATTTTACAGGCTTATGAAACCGGGCGCGGCAGTTTGAGGACACGGGCCAAATGGAGTCAGGAGCATGGACGTTTCGGCTCCTGGACCATCATCGTGACGGAAATCCCGTATCAGGTGCAGAAATCCAGATTGATCGAGCAGATTGCTGAACTTCTCGAACAACGGAAACTTCCGCTCCTTGAGGACATCAGGGATGAAAGCACAACGGATATACGTCTCGTGCTGGAGCCAAAATCCAAGACCGCCAATCCGGATGTGCTGATGGAAACATTATTCCGGCAGAGCGCGCTTGAGAGCCGTTTCAGCTTGAACATGAACGTTCTGGATGCCGATCGCGTACCCCGCGTGATGGGGCTCAAGGAAATTCTGCGCCAATGGCTTGACCACCGTCACGAGGTTCTCAAGCGCCGGTCTCAATATCGCCTGAATGCGGTCGAGAAGCGGCTTGAAATTCTGGAAGGCTTTCTTGCCGTCTACCTCAATCTTGATGAAGTAATTCGCATCATTCGGGAGGAGGATGATCCTAAGCAGAGACTGAAAGACGTTTTCGGGCTGACGGAATTGCAGACGGAATATGTCCTCAATATGCGCCTACGCTCCCTCCGCAAGCTGGAGGAGATGGAAATCCGCAAAGAGCGCGATGGGTTGACGACGGAGCAGACAAGTTTAAAGGCGCTACTCGACAGTGAAAAAAAGCGTTGGACGCGTATTTCGAAAGAGCTTGAGGAGACGACCAGAGTTTTCGCCAAAGGGCCTTATGGCCCCCGGCGCACCATGATCGACGCGCCTCCCGCCTCAATCGACCTGTCCTCAGCGGAAGAAGTTGAGAAGGAACCCCTCACCATCATCCTGTCCCGCGAAGGTTGGATACGCGCCGTGCGTGGCCACGGTATTGAAGTTGAAAGCCACAAATTCAAGGAAGGTGATGGTTTCCGCCAGCAAGTGGCTTGTCAGAGCACCCAGCGCATCTGCATCCTCACCTCCGACGGGCGCGCCTTCACCATCAAGGCCGCGGAATTGCCGCGCGGGCGGGGCTATGGCCAGCCTATTCGTCTGCTCGCGGATATCCCGCAGGATGCGGATGTCGTCTCCCTCTTCGTTATTGAGGGCGATGGCAGGCAATTGGTCGCAACCCGATCCGGTCGCGGACTGGTGATCACCCATCAGGACCTCGTTGCGGAGAAACGAACCGGCAAGCAGGTTGTCAATCTTCGTGACGGTGATGCGGTGTTTGCTTGCATCAGGGCGGCGGGGACGCATGTGCTGACACTGGGTGAAAACCGGCACGCCCTGATCTTCCCGCTTGAACAGGTGCCCGTCCTCTCACGCGGTCAGGGTGTGACATTGCAGAAATTCGCGCATGGCGGGCTAGCGGATATCAGGGTTATGGATCTGGCGGAAGGGTTGATCTGGACGGAAGGACAGAAACGTCGCGTGGTGGCGGATCTCGATGGACTGGTCGGGCGGCGGGCCTTGCAGGGCCGTCCCGCGCCCGTCTGGATGAAGCCGATTTAA
- a CDS encoding arginyltransferase, translating into MTIGQITTETKPKRQFYHLPEEACSYLEGLRERKRVILLRGPHVVADMSDLTLRGYRRMFDVAFSPDCAMCRACLPLRLPVATFTPSRQQKRVLQTHLDLTCRESLRGATLEQYHLFQRYQRVRHPSGAMREMNFDAYRDIVECSPVPSIVLEFRAMDGALVCVSLIDIMSCGISAIYNFYVPDCPHRSFGIYAILQLIALARQRHLPHLYLGNWVAASAKMAYKSSFRPAEIFQNNVWRPLETPFSQPKDVRR; encoded by the coding sequence ATGACAATAGGACAAATAACGACCGAAACGAAACCCAAACGTCAATTTTATCACCTCCCTGAAGAGGCCTGTTCCTATCTAGAGGGGCTCAGAGAGCGAAAGCGTGTGATCCTGCTGCGAGGCCCGCATGTCGTAGCGGATATGAGTGACCTGACATTGCGCGGCTATCGGCGCATGTTTGATGTCGCGTTCTCGCCTGATTGCGCGATGTGCCGCGCCTGCCTGCCCCTCCGCCTGCCCGTCGCAACATTTACGCCCTCCCGACAGCAGAAACGCGTGCTGCAAACGCATCTTGACCTCACCTGCCGTGAATCATTACGGGGCGCAACGCTTGAGCAATATCATCTTTTCCAGAGATATCAGCGTGTCCGACATCCTTCAGGCGCCATGCGGGAGATGAATTTTGATGCTTACCGCGACATTGTAGAATGCAGCCCTGTCCCGTCCATTGTCCTTGAATTTCGTGCAATGGACGGGGCGCTCGTCTGCGTTTCGCTGATCGACATCATGTCCTGCGGCATTTCGGCAATCTATAATTTTTACGTGCCTGATTGCCCGCACCGATCCTTCGGGATCTATGCGATTCTCCAATTGATCGCTCTAGCTCGGCAACGACATTTGCCGCATCTCTATCTTGGCAACTGGGTCGCGGCGAGTGCCAAAATGGCGTATAAATCATCATTCCGCCCCGCGGAAATCTTCCAAAATAATGTCTGGCGCCCGCTCGAAACGCCCTTCTCGCAGCCCAAAGACGTTCGACGGTAG
- a CDS encoding phospholipase D-like domain-containing protein: MTQILTTPDIGFLICRLAVTLIVILHVLRTKHDTSAAVGWIGFCCFMPFTGAVLYTMFGINRVRRLAQRLVLEHRWPGRDRLMEHRHAVEGRFAPLASMLSRLTERPLLGGNIIACLHNGEGIYPQMIAAIDAAQHSVLLCSYIFRADEVGQRFVAALKRAKARGVEVRVLIDGIGSGYFYSGIARALTRAGIRHARFMHSFLPWRMPFINLRNHRKILVTDGAVGFLGGVNIGAENLLTGAARQRVADTHFALRGPVVQQLTEAFARDWSFTAEEELEGSKYFPEASAEGDVPLRIVTAGPDDDLEKIEYAILQALTLAQHHVRIMTPYFLPGERLTTEICLAALRGVKVDIVIPKRGNHRIIDYARDASLGPFLQAGCAIWLAKPPFNHGKLLVCDSTWCFVGSSNMDLRSLRLNFEINLEAYDARLAESLAHFIDSHKANRLTSAYLKSIPFLKRVRNAAIRLLTPYL; encoded by the coding sequence ATGACACAGATTTTAACGACGCCGGACATTGGTTTCCTGATCTGTCGCCTTGCGGTCACGCTGATCGTTATTCTGCATGTGCTCAGGACGAAGCATGACACGTCGGCCGCTGTGGGGTGGATTGGCTTTTGCTGCTTCATGCCTTTTACCGGCGCGGTGCTCTATACGATGTTCGGCATTAATCGTGTGCGTCGCCTGGCGCAGAGGCTCGTGCTGGAGCATCGCTGGCCGGGCCGCGACCGTCTGATGGAACATCGCCACGCGGTGGAGGGGCGTTTCGCCCCCTTGGCCTCCATGCTCTCACGCCTGACGGAGCGCCCGCTTCTGGGTGGAAATATAATCGCGTGTCTGCATAATGGTGAAGGCATCTACCCACAGATGATCGCCGCCATTGATGCCGCGCAGCATTCTGTTCTGCTTTGCTCCTATATTTTCCGTGCGGATGAGGTGGGGCAGAGATTTGTCGCTGCCTTAAAGCGGGCTAAGGCGCGTGGGGTGGAGGTGCGCGTCCTGATTGACGGGATCGGGAGCGGTTATTTCTATAGCGGGATCGCTCGCGCCCTGACGCGCGCCGGGATACGTCATGCGCGCTTCATGCATTCCTTCCTGCCCTGGCGGATGCCTTTCATCAATCTGCGCAATCATCGCAAAATCCTCGTGACGGATGGGGCTGTCGGCTTTCTCGGCGGTGTGAATATCGGCGCTGAAAATCTGCTGACCGGCGCCGCACGGCAACGCGTGGCGGACACGCATTTTGCCCTTCGCGGCCCTGTCGTGCAGCAATTGACGGAAGCCTTCGCGCGGGATTGGTCTTTCACTGCCGAGGAGGAGCTGGAAGGATCGAAATACTTTCCTGAAGCGTCAGCCGAAGGCGACGTCCCCCTGCGTATCGTAACGGCGGGGCCGGATGATGATCTTGAGAAAATCGAATATGCCATTCTTCAGGCGCTGACACTAGCACAACATCATGTGCGTATCATGACGCCTTATTTTCTGCCGGGGGAACGTCTGACAACGGAAATCTGCCTGGCCGCCCTGCGCGGCGTCAAAGTGGATATTGTGATCCCCAAACGTGGTAATCACCGCATCATCGATTATGCGCGTGATGCCAGTCTCGGGCCCTTTTTACAGGCTGGATGCGCCATCTGGCTTGCGAAGCCACCTTTCAATCACGGCAAATTGCTCGTGTGCGACTCGACATGGTGTTTTGTCGGTAGCAGCAATATGGACCTCCGCAGCCTGAGGCTTAATTTCGAGATTAATCTTGAAGCTTACGATGCGCGCCTCGCTGAAAGTCTCGCGCACTTCATCGATTCCCATAAGGCGAACCGCCTGACATCCGCCTATCTGAAGTCCATCCCGTTCCTCAAACGTGTGCGTAACGCGGCCATTCGTCTTTTGACGCCTTATTTGTGA
- a CDS encoding endonuclease/exonuclease/phosphatase family protein — translation MSPPLAVPPRDSAQIYAGDHVKILSWNLLHEVGAQVQEVVALIEAVKPDIVLMQEAVVGLSALTDRLGGYYARFALPERIHGLACWSRHPFSRAPVRCRLPSGLIVRRHAQIIDFGNFSIANVHLSHGQILNRRQLRHLVPMLRNQAIIMGDFNLVGPTLLPQFQDVGPRAPTHRMAEIFPIRIDRCLVRGMHLMNHQILPNFSSDHHPIFVKLGLDAAPRR, via the coding sequence ATTTCGCCGCCCCTCGCCGTCCCCCCGCGCGATTCGGCGCAGATTTATGCGGGTGATCACGTCAAAATCCTCAGTTGGAACCTCCTTCATGAGGTGGGTGCCCAGGTGCAGGAGGTTGTGGCGCTGATTGAGGCCGTCAAGCCGGATATCGTCCTGATGCAGGAGGCCGTCGTTGGTCTCTCCGCTTTGACAGATCGCCTGGGCGGTTATTATGCGCGTTTCGCCCTGCCGGAACGCATTCACGGACTAGCCTGCTGGAGCCGACACCCATTTTCCCGCGCGCCGGTGCGGTGTCGCCTGCCCTCGGGGCTGATTGTCCGGCGTCACGCCCAGATCATTGATTTCGGGAATTTTTCCATCGCGAATGTGCATTTATCGCATGGGCAGATTCTTAATCGGCGGCAATTGCGCCACCTCGTCCCGATGTTACGCAATCAGGCCATCATCATGGGTGATTTCAACCTCGTTGGCCCCACCCTTCTTCCGCAATTTCAAGATGTGGGACCGCGCGCGCCGACCCATCGCATGGCGGAGATCTTCCCCATCCGCATTGACCGGTGCCTGGTGCGCGGGATGCATCTCATGAATCATCAGATATTGCCGAATTTCAGCTCCGACCATCATCCGATTTTCGTCAAGCTCGGCCTTGATGCCGCGCCACGCCGTTAA
- a CDS encoding AI-2E family transporter yields MTTERIMLGFLLVGVAYGCGVVLWPFLSAILWAAILTFTTWPLFKRLRRRIQPVLAAVTMMIICAVAIVLPLALLTSTGIQDLPAATASITAGLAHFRKNEAAPLWIAHIPYLGGKLTALYTEWTRDIGSIGATIRPYAGQIARYTISVLIQIAGGLVELVMALFIAFFFWLNGDALGRVITALLRRVTGDYAYRLIDVIGSVVRGTVYGILGTAIIQGVLTTIGMMLCGVPEAGLLGGCAAFVAVFPVGAPIVWVPTALWLILNGSWAKGLFLAIYGVIIISGADHIIRPAFVARGAQLPYLLTVLGVLGGVITLGGVGIFLGPVLLGVGYTLTTEFASGAYTHTRPDTL; encoded by the coding sequence GTGACGACCGAACGCATCATGCTCGGCTTTTTACTCGTCGGCGTCGCCTATGGCTGCGGCGTCGTCCTCTGGCCGTTTCTTTCCGCCATTTTATGGGCCGCCATCCTGACATTTACGACGTGGCCGCTTTTCAAGCGCCTGCGGCGACGCATCCAACCTGTCCTCGCAGCGGTGACGATGATGATCATCTGCGCCGTGGCCATCGTCCTCCCTCTCGCCCTCCTCACCTCAACCGGCATTCAGGACCTGCCCGCTGCAACGGCCAGCATTACGGCGGGGCTTGCCCATTTCCGCAAGAACGAGGCGGCCCCGTTATGGATCGCCCATATCCCCTATCTTGGTGGGAAATTGACAGCACTTTACACCGAGTGGACGCGGGATATTGGCAGTATCGGCGCGACTATCCGCCCCTATGCCGGCCAGATCGCGCGCTATACAATATCTGTCCTGATCCAAATTGCCGGTGGGTTGGTTGAACTCGTCATGGCATTGTTCATCGCGTTTTTCTTCTGGCTGAATGGCGATGCGTTGGGGCGCGTTATCACCGCGTTACTGCGCCGCGTCACGGGTGATTATGCCTATCGCCTGATTGATGTGATTGGCAGTGTGGTGCGTGGCACCGTCTACGGCATTCTCGGGACGGCGATCATTCAAGGCGTGCTGACCACGATCGGCATGATGCTTTGCGGCGTGCCGGAAGCCGGTCTCCTTGGTGGATGTGCGGCTTTTGTCGCTGTGTTTCCGGTTGGGGCGCCGATTGTCTGGGTGCCAACGGCCTTATGGCTCATCCTAAATGGAAGCTGGGCCAAAGGGCTCTTTCTGGCCATTTATGGCGTCATTATCATTTCCGGTGCTGATCATATTATCCGCCCGGCCTTCGTTGCACGCGGCGCGCAGCTTCCTTACCTGCTGACAGTATTGGGCGTGCTGGGCGGTGTTATCACGCTCGGCGGTGTTGGTATTTTCCTCGGGCCGGTGCTTCTTGGCGTCGGTTATACGCTGACGACGGAATTCGCCAGCGGTGCCTACACGCACACGCGGCCCGACACGCTGTGA
- the metC gene encoding cystathionine beta-lyase, protein MTDAMERRVTEGWSRFADKVVRAGRHDSLPERGQFINAPVARGSTVIFPNLEAMNAQGHRTYDHEVIYGAMGNPNQHLLERLIADIEGGSDCQAVCSGLTACALPLLAFTEAGSHVLMSDAIYGPTRRFAKTMLRRFGVETSFYPPMASKETLQSLMRPETHIIVAESPGSHSFEVQDVPMIADVAAAGHAKLIVDNTWGLGIFQPFAHGAHISVQALTKYAGGHSDIILGAVTVNAREDWVKLRDAAIQLGFCANPDESWLTLRGLRTLPVRLEKQALTAYRMARWLQSRAPVARVLHPALENCPGHDNWLRDFSGAGCLFGVALRPEITDAAMRAMIDHLRIFSIGASWGGYESLVMPTSGGIVRDHAHHHQLGPSFRLQIGLEDPQTLMEDLATAMAVL, encoded by the coding sequence ATGACGGATGCCATGGAACGACGAGTCACGGAAGGGTGGAGCCGCTTCGCCGATAAGGTCGTGCGCGCGGGGCGTCACGACTCATTGCCGGAAAGGGGGCAGTTCATCAATGCACCGGTCGCGCGGGGCTCCACCGTTATCTTCCCGAACTTGGAGGCGATGAATGCGCAGGGCCACCGCACCTATGACCATGAGGTGATTTACGGTGCGATGGGCAACCCCAATCAGCATCTTCTCGAACGCCTGATCGCGGATATTGAAGGCGGCAGTGACTGCCAGGCTGTATGCTCCGGCCTGACCGCCTGTGCCCTGCCGCTTCTCGCTTTCACGGAAGCCGGAAGTCACGTGCTAATGTCAGATGCGATTTACGGCCCGACACGTCGTTTCGCCAAAACGATGTTGCGACGCTTTGGTGTGGAGACCAGCTTTTATCCCCCAATGGCGTCAAAAGAGACGCTGCAATCCCTGATGCGACCCGAAACACACATCATCGTCGCTGAAAGCCCGGGCAGCCATAGTTTTGAAGTTCAGGATGTGCCGATGATCGCGGACGTTGCCGCTGCGGGTCACGCAAAGCTGATTGTCGATAATACGTGGGGACTGGGCATATTCCAGCCTTTCGCACATGGTGCGCATATCTCTGTCCAGGCTTTGACGAAATATGCGGGCGGGCATTCCGATATTATTCTGGGCGCGGTGACCGTCAATGCGCGAGAAGATTGGGTGAAGCTGAGAGACGCGGCGATCCAACTTGGCTTCTGCGCTAATCCGGATGAGAGCTGGCTGACGTTGCGGGGCTTGCGCACCCTCCCTGTGCGCCTCGAAAAACAGGCTCTGACCGCTTACAGAATGGCCCGATGGCTGCAATCCCGCGCGCCGGTCGCGCGCGTTCTGCACCCGGCTCTGGAGAATTGCCCGGGCCATGATAATTGGCTGCGCGACTTCAGCGGTGCGGGATGTCTCTTCGGGGTGGCGTTGCGACCGGAAATCACCGACGCGGCCATGCGGGCCATGATTGATCACCTTAGAATTTTTAGCATCGGCGCATCATGGGGCGGGTATGAGAGCCTCGTCATGCCGACTTCGGGGGGCATCGTGCGCGATCACGCCCATCATCATCAGCTTGGTCCCTCCTTCCGCCTTCAGATCGGCCTTGAAGACCCTCAAACGCTTATGGAGGATCTCGCCACTGCCATGGCGGTTTTGTAA
- the serA gene encoding phosphoglycerate dehydrogenase, whose translation MTLSLHKDKIRILLLEGIHESAAAWFRAKGYHEITHLKTALDDQALAEALQGVHMVGIRSRTQLTGKIISAADRLMAIGCFCIGTNQVDLNAARHAAIPVFNAPYSNTRSVAELAMGEIVMLLRRIPSRSEECHRGGWDKSAINSWEVRGKTLGIVGYGSIGSQLSVLAESFGLNVIYYDIVDKLPHGNATPVASLEALLAQSDIVSLHVPQTPETRNLMGAAQIRAMKSNSILLNNARGTVVDLDAAAAALKDGHLMGAGIDVFPVEPKGRDRKFSSPLQGLDNVILTPHIGGSTVEAQERIGVEVAKRLVEYSDVGSTLGAVNFPNVQLPERPKGSRFMHVHANRSGILQKFNEIFSDAGRNIVSQYLQTDGEVGYVVVESDAGPDREVDQTLLQRLRALDGTIRTRLIYQR comes from the coding sequence ATGACGTTATCTCTGCACAAGGACAAAATCCGCATTCTGCTTCTGGAAGGCATCCATGAAAGCGCGGCTGCGTGGTTCAGGGCGAAGGGATATCACGAGATCACCCACCTCAAGACCGCATTGGATGATCAGGCGCTGGCCGAGGCGCTTCAGGGCGTGCATATGGTGGGCATCCGCTCCCGCACCCAATTGACGGGAAAAATCATCAGCGCGGCTGACCGCCTCATGGCGATCGGGTGCTTCTGTATCGGAACGAACCAGGTCGATCTCAATGCGGCGCGCCATGCCGCGATCCCGGTCTTTAACGCCCCTTACAGTAATACACGGTCCGTCGCGGAGCTGGCAATGGGTGAGATCGTCATGCTGCTTCGACGGATCCCCTCCCGCTCGGAGGAGTGTCATCGTGGTGGCTGGGATAAATCGGCCATTAATTCCTGGGAGGTACGCGGGAAGACGCTGGGTATCGTCGGATATGGCTCGATCGGCTCACAGCTTTCCGTCCTGGCTGAGTCATTCGGCCTCAATGTCATTTATTACGATATTGTCGATAAGCTCCCGCATGGCAACGCCACCCCTGTCGCGTCCCTTGAGGCGCTTCTGGCGCAATCCGACATTGTCAGCCTTCACGTCCCGCAAACGCCGGAGACGCGCAATCTGATGGGCGCGGCGCAGATCCGCGCCATGAAGTCCAACAGCATTCTGCTTAATAACGCCCGCGGCACAGTGGTGGATCTCGACGCTGCCGCAGCGGCCCTGAAGGATGGCCATCTGATGGGTGCCGGGATCGACGTCTTCCCCGTTGAACCGAAGGGCCGGGATAGGAAATTCTCCTCACCACTTCAGGGGCTGGATAACGTCATCCTTACGCCGCATATTGGTGGCTCCACCGTTGAAGCGCAGGAGAGGATCGGCGTCGAGGTAGCTAAGCGGCTCGTCGAATATTCGGATGTCGGGTCAACGCTGGGTGCCGTTAATTTCCCCAATGTGCAGTTACCTGAGCGGCCGAAAGGCTCCCGCTTCATGCATGTCCATGCAAACCGTTCCGGCATTCTGCAAAAATTCAACGAGATCTTCTCGGATGCGGGTCGTAACATCGTCTCTCAATATTTACAGACGGATGGAGAGGTTGGTTACGTCGTGGTTGAAAGTGACGCCGGGCCGGATCGAGAGGTTGACCAGACCCTGCTTCAACGTCTTCGCGCGCTTGATGGGACCATCCGCACAAGGTTGATTTACCAGAGATAA